Below is a window of Corallococcus silvisoli DNA.
GTCGCCCACCACGCGGCAATCCGTCTTCAGCTCCACCTTGTCGCTGGCGACGATGTTGCCCGTCACGCGACCGGCGATCTCCACGTTCTGCGTCTCGATGTCCGCCTCGACGACGCCCGAGCCCTCCACGTACAGGCTCTCCTTGAGGGAGATCTTCCCCTTCACGGTGCCCTGGATGACCAGGTCCTCGTCACCGGAAATCTCCCCGTCGATGACGATGCTCGAACCAATGACCGTATTCGCCATGAGTGTTGTCCGCCTTCTCGAAGCTTGAGCCTGGGGGACCGTGGGACGGGCCCCGGTGGATGCTAGATGTCGTCCGGCAACTTCACGTCCATCTCGATGGAGCCGTTGAACACGGCGCCGTCCTCGATGATGACCCGCGGGGCCTTGATGTCGCCCGCCACCTTCGCCGAGGCGTTGATGGCCACGCGCGTGGAAGCGTCGATGTTGCCGCTCGCCTCGCCGTTGATGGTCAGCTCCTCGGCGCGGATGTCCGCCTGCACCTTGCCGGTGCCCTCGATGGTGAGGTGGTTCTTCAGGGCGATCTGTCCCTCGACGCGCCCCTCGATGACCAGGTCCCCTCCGCCCGTGAGGTTGCCCCTGATGACGATGCCCTTGCCAATGATGCCCGTTTCACCCTGTGCCATGAGGTGATCCTCGCCAGCGCCTGCTCCGTCGGGAGCGGGGCGACCTGATTATGTCAGAGATGCGCGGAGATCCAGCCGGAGATGTCCTGGAACACCGCCGCGCGGTCCCGTTCGTTGAGCGGCTCGTGCCGCATGCCGGGGTACTCCTTGAACTTCTTGTCCGCCGTGCCCGCCGCCTCGAAGAAGGCCCGCGCCGCCGCCGGAGCCGCCACCCCGTCCTCCTGGCCGCACAGCACGAACAGCGGTACTTGAATCTTCGGCGCCAGCGCGAGCGTCTGCGCCTGGGCCGCCGTGGACTCCACGAACCAGCGCGGCGTGGCGAAGGGCACGTAGAGCGGGTCCGACCCGACCGCCTTCTGGACCTCCGGGTCGGTGCTGAGCATGTCCGGGGCGAGGCCGGAGGCGACCTTCATCCAGGGCACCACGGTGCCCACCATGCGCGCGGCGAGAATCTTCGCGGTGGGCGGGGTGATGGCCAGCTTGAGGTAGGGCGCGGAGAGGATGGCGCCGGTGAGGCCGTCCAGGCCCTTGGCCAGGGCGTGCACGGCCATCAGGCCGCCGTGGCTGTGGGCGAGCAGGAAGATCTTCTCCGCGCCGGCGGCCTTGCGCACGCGCTGCCAGAAGCCGTCCAGGTCGTCGAGGAACTCGGTCCACTTGCTGGCGTAGGCGCGACGGCCGTCCGCGCGGCCGTGGCCCCGGTAGTCGAAGCCGTGCACCGCGAAGCCGTCCTGGACCAGCGCGTCGATGACGGGCCGGTACCGGCCGATGTGGTCGCCGTAGCCATGGACGATGGCGACGTGCGCGCGCGGGGCCCCGTCTGGCAGGTCCAGCGTCCAGAACAGCCGGGTGTTGTCCTTGCCGCTGAAGAAGCCTTCGTCGTGGCGGGCCATGAGGCCCACGACCTTAGCGGCCCTGCGCTGTCGAGGGTAGCGCCTTCAACTTGCGCTCCAGCGTGGCGCGCTGATCGGCGGGTTCGGCGGCCTCCGGCTCCAGCGTCAGCACCTCCAGGGCCCGCCGCCAGGCCCGGGCGGCCTCCGGGGCATGGCCCGCCTTGAGGTGCGCGTCTCCCAGGTGCTCCAGGATGGCGGGTTCGTCGGGCGCCAGCTCCGCCGCGCGCGCCAGCGCCTCCACGGCCTTCTTCGCGTCGCCGCGCTGGAAGTACACCCACCCCAGCGAATCCACGTAGGCCGCGCTGTCGGGCCGGAGCGCCAGGGCGCGGCGCACCAGCCGCTCCGCCTCGTCCAGGTCCCGTCCCCGCTGCGCGAGCACATAGCCCATGAAGTTCATCGCCGCGGCGTGGTCCGGCGCCAGCGCGAGCACCGCCCGCATGCGGTTGAGCGCTCCGCCGACGTCGCCCTGGCGCTCCATCAGGGCGCCCAGGGAGAAGAGCAGGTCCTGGTTCCGGGGCG
It encodes the following:
- a CDS encoding bactofilin family protein, encoding MANTVIGSSIVIDGEISGDEDLVIQGTVKGKISLKESLYVEGSGVVEADIETQNVEIAGRVTGNIVASDKVELKTDCRVVGDIKAPRILIADGASFKGNVDMDMKER
- the bacN gene encoding bactofilin BacN; translated protein: MAQGETGIIGKGIVIRGNLTGGGDLVIEGRVEGQIALKNHLTIEGTGKVQADIRAEELTINGEASGNIDASTRVAINASAKVAGDIKAPRVIIEDGAVFNGSIEMDVKLPDDI
- a CDS encoding alpha/beta hydrolase: MARHDEGFFSGKDNTRLFWTLDLPDGAPRAHVAIVHGYGDHIGRYRPVIDALVQDGFAVHGFDYRGHGRADGRRAYASKWTEFLDDLDGFWQRVRKAAGAEKIFLLAHSHGGLMAVHALAKGLDGLTGAILSAPYLKLAITPPTAKILAARMVGTVVPWMKVASGLAPDMLSTDPEVQKAVGSDPLYVPFATPRWFVESTAAQAQTLALAPKIQVPLFVLCGQEDGVAAPAAARAFFEAAGTADKKFKEYPGMRHEPLNERDRAAVFQDISGWISAHL